In one window of Romboutsia hominis DNA:
- a CDS encoding endonuclease MutS2 produces MNTQTYEKLQLNEVKELVKIYCVSSLGKELIDKLMPSSSYKVVKRRLNENNEARKIIENSNHIPLEGLFNIMPIIEKVEKGMILEPTELIRIEDFLRGCKKIKSFMIDKEFYSPALSSYALNITECKSIEEEIKYCIKGNKVDSNASKELKKIRRNIEVAEGKIRERLNKFLTASGNKKYIQEFIISKRDERYVIPIKASYKNEVDGVVLDTSSKGNTVFVEPNSVSKFSIELITLKSEESIEEYKVLSYLTDLIYEKIQNIKINIEIIAEYDMVFAKAKYSDSIKGITPKLNNYGYINIINGKHPLLKGDVVPLNFVIGKDYRSLVITGPNAGGKTVALKTVGILTLMTQCGFDICADKNTEISVFEKIFVDIGDNQSIENSLSTFSSHIQNIANIINASNKSTLVLFDEIGSGTEPNEGAGLAISILEELYKMGSIIVASTHYAEIKHFATMHPEFENAGMMFDKNTLEPLYKLTIGKSEDSNALFISKKMGIRNKVLSRAKRYIESKNYNLDLVDRNKINKTEEALEVLKGIPNYEMGDRVKLLDEDEFAIVYEGVDKFNNVKVLYNEEIIDVNIKRISLNLKAIDLYPRDYDLNSLFVSYKERKLEKDIKRGSKKALKKIQKDIKNNRL; encoded by the coding sequence ATGAACACACAAACATATGAAAAATTACAATTAAACGAAGTTAAAGAGTTAGTTAAAATATATTGCGTAAGCTCACTTGGAAAAGAACTTATAGATAAATTAATGCCAAGTAGTAGCTATAAAGTAGTTAAAAGAAGGTTAAATGAAAATAATGAAGCTAGAAAAATAATAGAAAATAGCAATCATATACCTTTAGAAGGACTTTTTAATATAATGCCGATTATAGAAAAAGTAGAAAAAGGAATGATACTAGAGCCTACAGAACTTATACGTATTGAAGATTTTTTAAGAGGATGTAAAAAGATAAAATCTTTTATGATAGATAAAGAATTTTATTCCCCTGCATTAAGTTCTTATGCACTTAATATAACAGAGTGTAAAAGTATAGAGGAAGAAATTAAGTATTGTATAAAAGGAAATAAAGTAGATTCTAATGCTAGTAAAGAATTAAAAAAAATTAGAAGAAATATTGAAGTTGCTGAAGGAAAAATAAGAGAAAGATTAAACAAGTTTTTAACAGCATCAGGAAACAAAAAATATATACAAGAATTTATAATAAGTAAAAGAGATGAAAGGTATGTAATACCTATTAAAGCATCATATAAAAATGAGGTAGATGGTGTAGTATTAGATACATCATCAAAAGGAAATACAGTTTTTGTAGAACCTAATAGTGTCTCAAAATTTAGTATAGAGCTTATAACTTTAAAATCAGAAGAATCTATAGAAGAATACAAGGTACTTTCTTATTTAACAGACCTTATTTATGAAAAAATACAAAATATAAAAATAAATATAGAAATAATTGCAGAATATGATATGGTATTTGCAAAAGCTAAATATAGCGATTCTATAAAAGGAATAACACCTAAACTAAATAACTATGGATATATAAATATAATAAATGGAAAACATCCACTACTTAAAGGTGATGTGGTTCCTCTTAATTTTGTAATAGGTAAGGATTATAGAAGTTTAGTTATAACAGGACCTAATGCAGGAGGGAAAACTGTAGCTTTAAAAACAGTTGGAATTTTAACTCTTATGACTCAATGTGGATTTGATATATGTGCAGATAAAAATACTGAAATAAGCGTATTTGAGAAGATATTTGTTGATATAGGAGATAATCAAAGCATAGAGAATTCTTTAAGTACATTTTCATCTCACATACAAAATATAGCAAACATTATAAATGCGTCAAATAAGTCAACATTAGTATTATTTGATGAAATTGGGTCAGGAACTGAGCCTAATGAAGGTGCGGGTCTTGCAATATCAATACTTGAAGAGTTATATAAAATGGGATCTATAATTGTAGCATCAACTCATTATGCAGAGATTAAACATTTTGCAACAATGCATCCAGAGTTTGAAAATGCAGGAATGATGTTTGATAAAAATACATTAGAACCATTATATAAACTTACTATAGGTAAATCAGAGGATAGTAATGCTTTATTTATATCAAAGAAAATGGGTATAAGAAATAAAGTACTAAGTAGAGCGAAAAGATATATAGAAAGTAAGAATTACAACCTTGACTTAGTAGATAGAAATAAAATTAATAAAACAGAAGAAGCATTAGAAGTATTAAAAGGTATACCTAATTATGAAATGGGAGATAGAGTAAAATTACTAGATGAAGATGAATTTGCTATAGTATATGAAGGTGTAGATAAGTTTAACAACGTCAAGGTATTGTATAATGAAGAGATAATAGATGTAAATATAAAAAGAATTAGCTTAAATCTAAAAGCTATTGATTTATACCCTAGAGATTATGATTTAAATTCTTTATTTGTAAGTTACAAGGAAAGAAAATTAGAGAAAGATATAAAAAGAGGCTCTAAAAAAGCTTTAAAGAAGATACAAAAAGATATAAAAAATAATAGGTTATAA
- a CDS encoding TIGR02206 family membrane protein — protein MGKFYYFFRTSTEQNNFVNFGIIHIILLLIAFFGSLLIIKSKKESRLFEVFTGSILLVQQLTLYLWYFVGNYNFIREGLPLFHCRIAILMLAIGLIFKKDFICKMGSYWGMFGSISALIFLGLDPFSFPHITQFSYFIGHILLLWGSVYLLFVKKIGMSKDDFKKILITTNLYHIVIFFVDRTINANYAYMKSSPIGIGNNLNPFLYGFIVMMIFNIVLSIEYIIINKKEDSSVEEFYEVA, from the coding sequence ATGGGTAAATTTTATTATTTTTTTAGGACATCTACAGAACAAAATAATTTTGTTAACTTTGGAATTATACACATAATATTATTATTGATAGCTTTTTTTGGTAGTTTACTTATTATAAAATCAAAAAAGGAAAGTAGATTATTTGAAGTTTTTACTGGTAGTATATTATTAGTTCAACAATTAACATTATATCTTTGGTACTTTGTTGGAAACTATAATTTTATCAGAGAAGGTCTACCATTATTTCATTGTAGGATAGCAATACTTATGTTGGCAATAGGATTGATTTTTAAGAAAGATTTCATTTGCAAAATGGGATCTTATTGGGGAATGTTTGGTTCAATATCAGCATTAATATTTTTAGGGCTAGATCCTTTTTCATTCCCTCATATAACTCAATTCTCATATTTTATAGGTCATATACTATTACTTTGGGGGTCTGTTTATTTACTATTTGTAAAGAAAATAGGTATGAGTAAAGATGATTTTAAGAAAATACTTATTACAACAAATTTATATCATATAGTAATATTTTTTGTTGATAGAACGATAAATGCTAACTATGCATATATGAAATCATCACCTATTGGTATAGGCAATAATTTAAACCCATTTTTATATGGATTTATAGTTATGATGATTTTTAATATAGTTTTAAGTATAGAATATATAATTATAAATAAAAAAGAAGATAGCTCTGTAGAAGAATTTTATGAGGTTGCATAA
- a CDS encoding 4-hydroxybutyrate dehydrogenase, whose translation MKQLKLLTEIHSFENFKEFVDEFKLEKKDLILTRSSIYNGFIKDLNLDCNLVLQNEYGNGEPNDEMINGIIKDIKDLDYKRVIAIGGGTVIDIAKLLIFKDVDDCVDLFERKVELVKEKELIIIPTTCGTGSEVTNISIAEIKSKNTKLGLACDELIPDYAVLIPELMKNLPFNVFMSSSVDALIHAIESFVSPKSNSFTELFAIKAIEIIIKGYKEIVENGKEYRKNLLKEFLLASNYAGIAFGNTGVGAVHAMSYPLGGVYHVPHGEANYHMFTEVFKLYNEKNPNGKIKEVNKVLAQTLGLDDEKNVYFEIEKLLNNLLTKKPLREFGMKEEEISIFAQSVINTQQRLLQNNYVKISEEEMKNIYIKLY comes from the coding sequence ATGAAACAATTAAAACTATTAACAGAAATTCATTCTTTCGAAAACTTCAAAGAGTTTGTGGATGAATTTAAATTAGAAAAGAAGGATTTAATATTAACTCGTAGTTCTATATATAATGGATTTATAAAGGATTTAAACTTAGATTGTAATTTGGTTTTGCAAAATGAATATGGCAATGGAGAACCAAATGATGAAATGATAAATGGCATAATAAAAGATATAAAAGATTTAGATTATAAAAGAGTTATAGCTATAGGTGGTGGAACTGTTATAGATATAGCTAAATTGCTAATATTTAAAGATGTTGATGATTGTGTAGACTTATTTGAAAGAAAAGTAGAACTTGTAAAAGAAAAAGAACTTATAATAATACCAACAACTTGTGGAACTGGAAGTGAAGTTACAAATATATCTATAGCAGAAATAAAATCTAAAAACACTAAGCTAGGTTTAGCATGTGATGAATTAATTCCAGATTATGCAGTTTTAATACCAGAATTAATGAAGAACTTGCCTTTTAATGTATTTATGTCGAGTTCAGTAGATGCATTAATACATGCTATAGAATCTTTTGTTTCACCAAAATCAAATTCATTTACAGAGTTATTTGCTATAAAAGCAATTGAGATAATCATTAAAGGATACAAAGAAATTGTTGAAAATGGAAAAGAGTATAGAAAAAATTTATTAAAAGAATTTTTATTGGCTAGTAACTATGCAGGAATAGCATTTGGTAATACTGGAGTGGGAGCAGTTCATGCTATGAGTTACCCATTAGGTGGAGTTTATCATGTTCCTCATGGAGAGGCTAACTACCATATGTTTACAGAAGTATTTAAGCTTTATAATGAAAAAAATCCAAATGGAAAGATAAAAGAAGTAAATAAGGTATTAGCTCAAACCTTAGGATTAGATGATGAAAAAAATGTTTATTTTGAAATAGAAAAATTATTGAATAATTTATTAACTAAAAAACCACTTAGAGAATTTGGAATGAAGGAAGAAGAAATAAGTATATTTGCTCAAAGTGTTATAAATACACAACAAAGACTATTACAAAACAATTATGTAAAGATAAGTGAAGAAGAAATGAAAAACATATATATTAAATTATATTAA
- a CDS encoding HdeD family acid-resistance protein codes for MKKLEALLIIEGILLGIIGVLFFTNPIQSYFNFTTIAGIMLIVSGIFTLIRAFKSTDKSHYIFSGIINVLFGLILWLFPISTTSSLIFVYGIWALVRGLYLFIVSFKRKTFGFNANTLYNICLVILGLLIFINPIQILLYTPFIIGIYFIISAIFEIYLGFKL; via the coding sequence ATGAAAAAACTTGAAGCTCTTCTTATTATAGAAGGTATATTACTTGGAATAATTGGTGTATTATTCTTTACTAATCCAATACAATCATACTTTAATTTCACAACTATTGCTGGAATAATGTTAATTGTATCAGGTATATTTACATTAATTAGAGCATTTAAGTCAACAGACAAATCTCACTATATTTTTAGTGGTATTATAAACGTATTATTTGGTCTTATATTATGGTTATTCCCTATATCTACTACAAGTTCATTAATATTTGTATATGGTATATGGGCACTTGTAAGAGGACTTTACCTATTTATAGTATCATTTAAAAGAAAAACTTTTGGGTTTAATGCAAATACTTTATACAATATATGTCTTGTAATATTAGGTTTATTAATATTTATAAATCCTATACAGATATTACTTTATACTCCATTTATAATAGGAATTTATTTTATAATATCTGCTATATTTGAGATATACTTAGGTTTTAAATTATAG
- a CDS encoding chloride channel protein, which yields MGSVLNKILKPLDDYKVIKAVLGGGLLAILGITIPYIFFSGEHELKDIILNWKSLGLAWLLIICFFKLLATELCISTGWIGGHLFPIMFSGITMGFAISIIFGVDPVFSACVVATTFLSAIMENYIVAIFLLVLFFPINLAIFIIISAILGVELIKKYNSTQNNLLN from the coding sequence ATGGGAAGTGTATTAAATAAGATACTAAAACCTTTAGATGATTATAAAGTAATAAAAGCAGTTTTAGGAGGGGGATTATTAGCAATATTAGGTATAACAATACCTTATATATTTTTCTCTGGAGAACATGAGTTAAAAGATATAATATTAAATTGGAAAAGTCTAGGATTAGCATGGCTTCTTATAATATGCTTTTTCAAGCTTTTAGCAACAGAGTTATGTATTTCAACAGGATGGATTGGAGGGCATCTTTTCCCTATAATGTTTTCTGGAATTACTATGGGGTTTGCTATCTCGATTATATTTGGAGTAGACCCAGTATTCTCAGCATGCGTAGTTGCTACTACTTTTTTAAGTGCGATAATGGAAAATTATATTGTAGCAATATTTTTACTTGTGTTATTTTTCCCAATAAATCTTGCTATTTTTATAATAATATCGGCAATATTAGGTGTTGAACTTATAAAAAAGTACAATTCAACACAAAATAATTTATTGAACTAA
- a CDS encoding chloride channel protein — translation MKRFLSLCVAGSYSILIGACVGAITWLFLTLIFSGINLIWYDFIFKINNNYLVLFVCILGGIMVGLCQKYFGKYPKTMPIVLKEFKETKRVEYKSLHKSIISALIILWFGASLGPEAALSGIVGGLVTLSGDLLKYGFKRKEIENDINEILIESSIESTIGIIFAAPLYGFYSLISNKDKIKKAKTIVYVLTISSGFYVFDLLSKLDNRASFITRFSKANIGKRELLFLYLF, via the coding sequence ATGAAAAGATTTTTAAGTTTGTGTGTTGCTGGAAGTTATAGCATCTTAATAGGAGCGTGTGTTGGAGCTATCACATGGTTATTTTTAACTTTAATATTTAGTGGAATAAACTTGATATGGTATGACTTTATATTTAAGATTAATAATAACTACTTAGTTTTATTTGTATGTATTTTAGGTGGCATTATGGTAGGATTATGTCAAAAATATTTTGGGAAATATCCAAAAACAATGCCAATTGTTTTAAAGGAGTTTAAAGAAACCAAAAGAGTTGAGTATAAATCGTTGCATAAGTCAATAATATCAGCATTGATTATTCTTTGGTTTGGAGCGAGTCTTGGGCCAGAGGCAGCATTAAGTGGAATTGTAGGAGGATTAGTTACTTTATCCGGTGATTTACTTAAATATGGATTTAAAAGAAAAGAAATTGAAAATGATATAAATGAAATTTTAATTGAATCAAGTATAGAATCAACTATAGGTATCATATTTGCTGCTCCATTATATGGTTTTTATAGTTTAATAAGTAATAAAGATAAAATAAAAAAAGCTAAGACAATAGTATATGTATTAACTATATCCTCAGGTTTTTATGTATTTGATTTATTATCAAAACTTGATAATCGAGCATCATTTATAACAAGATTTTCAAAGGCTAATATAGGCAAAAGGGAACTATTATTTTTATACCTCTTTTAA
- a CDS encoding LCP family protein: protein MKIFKKRSILVALIIIIIPILLLVGLINKSQNNKKITIKPQNIEEDIKSNKNINIALFGLDRRKDNEPARSDSIIIASIDLKNKEVNLVSLLRDTLVDIKGHKKDKLNHAYAYGGAKLALDTINKNFDLDIDKYLAVDFYSLAKVIDIIGGVDIDLKDYEVEEINKNLVELNKIEELDKKADYIKGSGIKTLNGRQAVAYSRIRKKGNGDYERTERQRNVLKGLLKKYEEKEKDEQFEMAMAIIGKVSTNIPINDIKKLKSIINENINFKVSQNMIPYEGSFKSTTYKGMWCIEANMEDNIKALHEYIK from the coding sequence TTGAAGATCTTTAAGAAAAGAAGTATATTGGTAGCATTAATAATAATCATAATACCAATATTATTATTAGTAGGGCTAATAAATAAATCACAAAATAATAAAAAAATAACTATAAAGCCACAAAATATAGAAGAAGATATTAAAAGTAATAAGAATATAAATATAGCATTATTTGGATTAGATAGAAGAAAAGATAATGAACCAGCTCGTTCTGATTCTATTATAATAGCAAGTATTGATTTAAAAAACAAAGAAGTTAATTTAGTATCGCTTTTAAGAGATACCTTAGTAGATATAAAAGGTCACAAAAAAGATAAATTAAATCATGCTTATGCATATGGAGGTGCAAAACTTGCACTTGATACTATAAATAAAAACTTTGATTTAGATATAGATAAGTACTTGGCCGTGGATTTTTATAGCCTAGCTAAGGTTATAGATATTATAGGTGGAGTTGATATAGATTTAAAAGATTATGAAGTTGAAGAGATAAATAAAAATCTAGTAGAATTAAATAAAATAGAAGAACTAGATAAAAAAGCTGATTACATAAAAGGAAGTGGAATTAAGACTTTAAATGGTCGCCAAGCTGTAGCCTATTCTCGAATAAGAAAAAAAGGTAATGGAGATTATGAAAGAACTGAAAGACAAAGAAATGTGTTAAAAGGACTTTTAAAAAAGTATGAAGAAAAAGAAAAGGATGAGCAATTTGAAATGGCTATGGCAATTATAGGAAAAGTTAGTACTAATATACCTATAAATGATATTAAAAAGCTTAAAAGTATTATTAATGAAAATATAAACTTCAAAGTAAGTCAGAATATGATTCCTTATGAGGGTAGCTTTAAGAGTACTACTTATAAAGGAATGTGGTGTATAGAAGCTAATATGGAGGATAATATAAAAGCTTTACATGAATATATTAAGTAA
- a CDS encoding cyclase family protein, translating to MKVYDLTQKLHDDMLVYSKGTCPNIKKVANIEKDGYEETLISMYSHNGTHIDAPKHMDSKGKSLDEMEINNFLGNALLIDVNNMKKIELDYIKNFEKDILESDFIIFKSGWSKYFNKDLYYKNYPTLTKECAIYLANTSIKGIGIDMLSVDTYESNDFEIHTILFEKSKVIVENLTNLESLPEKFLFIAAPLKYDNADGSQVRAIGIVNY from the coding sequence ATGAAGGTATATGATTTAACTCAAAAATTACATGATGATATGTTAGTATATTCGAAAGGAACATGTCCAAATATAAAAAAAGTAGCAAATATAGAGAAGGATGGATATGAAGAAACTTTAATAAGTATGTATTCTCATAATGGAACTCATATAGATGCACCTAAGCATATGGATAGCAAGGGAAAAAGTTTAGATGAGATGGAAATAAATAATTTCCTAGGAAATGCTTTGCTTATAGATGTAAATAATATGAAAAAAATAGAACTAGATTATATTAAAAATTTTGAAAAAGATATATTAGAAAGTGATTTTATAATATTTAAATCAGGATGGAGTAAATATTTTAATAAAGATTTATATTATAAAAACTATCCTACACTAACTAAAGAGTGTGCAATTTATTTAGCAAATACATCTATAAAAGGTATAGGGATAGACATGCTATCAGTAGATACTTATGAATCAAATGATTTTGAAATTCACACTATACTATTTGAAAAAAGTAAAGTAATAGTAGAAAATTTAACTAATTTAGAAAGTTTACCAGAAAAATTTCTATTTATAGCTGCACCTTTAAAATATGATAATGCAGATGGTTCACAGGTAAGAGCTATAGGTATAGTTAATTATTAA
- the grpE gene encoding nucleotide exchange factor GrpE yields MICKKFNRCNNCNNRCNCNCTNNNCNHHWTNPNHICGCNNGGGSRPKVCQDEIRRTNNLIDQIDNKNEEAIDNLENALDNFDNVNLLALRDDVANAKCQLDKLTNCLMDIIDNLGDVVDEFNDEAIPNQVQGIRNVLKALDDQDDIADLIEDLEDAFDDTVDCFRENCRRNSDDDNHHHDHDCHCKCECKKCRD; encoded by the coding sequence ATGATTTGTAAAAAATTTAATAGATGTAATAACTGTAATAATAGATGTAATTGTAATTGCACGAATAATAATTGCAATCATCATTGGACAAATCCAAACCATATTTGCGGATGTAATAATGGAGGAGGTTCTAGACCAAAGGTTTGCCAAGATGAAATAAGAAGAACTAACAACTTGATAGATCAAATAGATAATAAAAATGAAGAAGCTATAGATAACTTAGAAAATGCCTTAGATAATTTTGATAATGTTAATTTATTAGCATTAAGAGATGATGTAGCTAACGCAAAATGTCAGCTTGATAAATTGACTAACTGCTTAATGGATATAATAGATAATTTAGGTGATGTTGTAGACGAATTTAATGATGAAGCTATACCTAATCAAGTTCAAGGTATAAGAAATGTTTTAAAAGCTTTAGATGATCAAGATGATATAGCAGACTTAATAGAAGATTTAGAAGATGCTTTTGATGATACAGTAGACTGTTTTAGAGAAAATTGTAGAAGAAATTCAGATGACGATAATCATCATCATGATCATGATTGTCACTGTAAATGTGAGTGTAAAAAATGCAGAGATTAA
- a CDS encoding DUF3298 and DUF4163 domain-containing protein, with product MENCLYISKINISRDSEFFIYDINYPIIKLKEECICQEKFDLYIINEINNKIYKDVLDFKNNTKLEAKEYKKLYDTKISKECKECVKYKYEVYINYEATYDRNRIISIPMTKYKFSGGAHGMTYLESYNYNLLTGKILKLKDLFGEGIDYKKLINDFIREEIMKEPEKYFKDDYGFKGISEDQSFYTDEDGIVIYFPLYEISPYYVGIPKFKLKFKDYKKYLIYK from the coding sequence ATGGAAAATTGCTTGTATATATCTAAAATTAATATAAGTAGGGATAGTGAATTTTTTATATATGATATAAATTATCCTATTATAAAACTTAAAGAAGAATGTATTTGTCAAGAAAAATTTGACTTATATATAATAAACGAAATAAACAATAAGATATATAAAGATGTATTAGATTTTAAAAATAATACAAAACTAGAGGCAAAAGAGTATAAGAAACTGTATGATACTAAGATAAGTAAAGAATGTAAGGAATGTGTAAAGTATAAATATGAAGTATATATTAATTACGAAGCAACTTATGATAGAAATAGAATAATAAGTATACCTATGACTAAATATAAATTTAGTGGTGGAGCACATGGAATGACTTACTTAGAAAGCTACAATTATAATTTATTAACAGGTAAAATTTTAAAGCTTAAAGATTTATTTGGAGAAGGTATAGATTATAAAAAGCTTATAAATGATTTTATAAGAGAAGAAATTATGAAAGAACCTGAAAAATATTTTAAAGATGATTATGGATTTAAAGGTATAAGTGAAGATCAAAGTTTTTATACAGATGAAGATGGAATAGTTATATATTTCCCACTTTATGAAATATCACCATATTATGTAGGTATACCAAAGTTTAAATTGAAATTTAAAGATTATAAAAAATACTTAATATACAAATAA
- a CDS encoding ABC transporter ATP-binding protein — protein sequence MNIGVKVENLSYSFKNQKILDDINIDFHENKIYGLLGKNGAGKTTLLNIITNQLLSKEGKIYIKGVEARKNPSILENICIVREKEYLNEDAKIKDIFDIYLYFYKNYDKKLQHKLCKKFNIDTKKRYKNLSRGLKTLVFNIIGICSNADIVIFDEPTIGLDALNRVEFYDLLLDNYINYPKTIIIATHLIDEVENLLEEVVIINNKKVVFYDSIENLKENSVYISGNKEDLNKLDIVKNKKPIKTFRNNETYAYYEKLSKEELNKIKELSLDIEAMSLQDMFISISKEEIK from the coding sequence ATGAATATAGGGGTTAAAGTAGAGAATTTAAGTTATAGTTTCAAAAATCAAAAAATATTAGACGATATAAATATAGATTTTCATGAAAATAAAATATATGGTCTTTTAGGTAAAAATGGGGCAGGGAAAACTACACTTTTAAATATAATAACTAATCAACTATTATCAAAAGAGGGTAAAATATATATAAAGGGGGTAGAGGCAAGAAAAAATCCAAGTATATTAGAAAATATATGTATAGTTAGAGAAAAAGAATATTTAAATGAAGATGCCAAGATAAAAGACATATTTGATATATATTTATATTTTTACAAAAACTACGATAAAAAACTTCAACATAAGCTTTGTAAAAAATTTAATATAGATACAAAAAAGAGGTACAAAAATCTGTCAAGAGGATTAAAAACATTAGTATTTAATATAATCGGAATATGTTCTAATGCCGATATAGTAATATTTGATGAACCAACTATAGGCCTTGATGCATTAAATAGAGTAGAGTTTTATGATTTATTACTAGATAATTATATAAATTACCCTAAAACTATAATAATAGCAACACATTTAATAGATGAAGTTGAAAATCTATTGGAAGAGGTAGTAATAATAAATAATAAAAAAGTAGTTTTTTATGATAGTATAGAAAATTTAAAGGAGAACTCAGTATATATTAGTGGAAACAAAGAAGATCTAAATAAGTTAGACATAGTTAAAAATAAAAAGCCTATTAAAACCTTTAGAAATAATGAAACTTATGCATATTATGAAAAGTTAAGTAAAGAGGAATTAAACAAAATTAAAGAGTTAAGTTTAGATATAGAGGCAATGAGCCTTCAGGATATGTTTATAAGTATTTCTAAAGAGGAGATAAAATAA
- a CDS encoding GntR family transcriptional regulator codes for MKLTLNEEEPIFIQIAKAIEDEILIDEIKEHEQIPSTTEISKLYKINPATVLKGINTLVDKDVVYKKRGIGMFVNEGAKEIIRNFRKENFKNIFIRELLIEAKKLQIEKQELIDMIKCYKEVE; via the coding sequence ATGAAGCTTACACTAAATGAAGAAGAACCAATATTTATTCAAATAGCAAAAGCTATAGAAGATGAAATACTAATAGATGAAATAAAAGAACATGAACAAATACCATCAACTACTGAAATATCAAAGCTTTATAAAATCAACCCAGCAACAGTATTAAAGGGGATAAATACGTTGGTAGATAAAGATGTAGTTTATAAAAAACGAGGAATTGGTATGTTTGTAAATGAGGGTGCTAAAGAAATTATAAGAAATTTTAGAAAAGAAAACTTTAAGAATATCTTTATAAGGGAATTATTGATAGAAGCTAAAAAACTTCAAATAGAAAAACAAGAATTAATAGATATGATTAAATGTTACAAAGAGGTGGAGTAA
- a CDS encoding DUF3783 domain-containing protein, with amino-acid sequence MSFKRINSLCITNNERSFVIVYNFNAKDTLMIKNILKLLGIKDVCTLNKDNANSKIEDIIKGNIDDTCVQGINQRAVIFNNIAHTKISGFSDNLRKFKINRPLMAVVTEDNISWSLNTLINNLINERNAINSGNTLNH; translated from the coding sequence ATGAGTTTTAAAAGAATAAACAGCTTATGCATTACAAATAATGAGAGAAGTTTTGTTATAGTTTATAACTTTAATGCAAAAGATACTTTAATGATTAAAAACATATTAAAATTATTAGGAATAAAAGATGTTTGCACTTTAAATAAAGATAATGCAAACTCTAAAATAGAGGACATAATAAAAGGTAATATAGATGACACTTGTGTCCAAGGTATAAATCAAAGGGCTGTTATATTTAATAATATAGCACATACTAAGATAAGTGGATTTTCTGATAACTTAAGAAAATTTAAAATAAATAGACCTTTAATGGCTGTAGTTACAGAGGACAATATTTCCTGGTCATTAAATACTTTAATAAACAATTTAATTAATGAAAGAAATGCAATAAATAGTGGCAATACTTTAAATCACTAA